The nucleotide sequence GTGttataaaacacagaaatgaaaCCCCCTTGCTGAGTTAAGAGATAGGAGATGCGATCCCtggtttaaatttaatttcttcgATTACCAGGGAGACCCTCATTCCGCATGTCTTCCCACtgactttctgcttctgtgaaatGCTTACTCTGCCACTTCTCTCTTTGGTCTGCTCGTGGCCAAGCATATCTGTTACGcgttttttctttccagtttgtCTGTCTTTCAGTTCTACTGAGTTCTGCACCaccataatattatttttttaataggatgaagttgaaaatttttgttttagatggTCAAATCTTCGCctcttttcctttgaatttcttcTCTTACATTACATTCACTTTCAGTTTCATTACCTTCAGAGGTTTAGAAATGTTAAGTTTCTTTGTTTGCCTGTGGCTCTCCTGTGGCTTTTGTATTCTTGTGTCTGACTCTTGAGTGCAGCTGCAGTGTGTTTGGGCTTGTGGAGAAAAGAGGTTTCCCGCCAGGGAAGCAGACGGGGGCCGCCTGGGGCCAGCATCCCAATGCTGTGTCCCCTTCTCACCCCTGACCACCTGCCAGGACTCCCGTCACTCTCTGAGCAGGGACCTGAAGTACGGCTGCTTGTAAGCAACAAGGGCAGAGGGCCGATGCAATGAATCGGCACTAAAACTTTGTTGATTCAAGAATAGGGAcaaatcacaaaaggacaaagacTGCATGATCCCACTAAAGTGAGGTGCCCACGAGAGTCAGGTGCACAGAGGCAGAAGTGGAAGAATTGTTCCCAGGGGCTGCGGGAGGGGCAATGGCGAGCTATTGTTTACTGGGGACCCAGTTTCCgtctgggatgatgaaaaagttctggacaCGGAGAGTGGTGATGACTGCACGACAGTGTAGATGGattatacttaatgccactgaaccgtATACATAAAAATGGGTGAATGGCAAatcttatgttttatatattttactacaaataAAAAGTAGCAAGACTAAAGGTGGGAAAACTCAAGGAGGCCTCAGCCGTCCCATCACATGTGACACATTGAAGCACATGAGTAGCTGGCGGTAACTGTGTCATCAGGTGGCCAGAGCCTTGGGAGCTCCTGCCTTGGGACAGTCAGGCCTCTTCTGAGCCACCTCTGGTGCTGGCTgggcctcccttccccctccccacccccccataGAAGCACTCTGGAGTGGTTTGATTGTCCCCAGTTTACGGATGAGGGAAGTAAAGCCTGTGGAGTCAAATGTCGGGTGTCTTTCCAGTTGGTGGCAGAGTCAGAGGCGAGCCCAGGGGTATGACCCTGCAGCCCTGCCACCTCCTGCTTCTAGGACTCCCTTCTTACCCCCCACCCCTGGTTTGACCTTTGTTGAAGCCAGGAGACGCTGACCACACGGGCTGCCTGGAGAGACGCGGCCAGGACGCAGCCTTACTGTGCGCTTGCTTCGTGCTGGGCGTGGGCTCAGAGCCGCTTGCTCACATACCTTGTTTAATTGTCACTGCAACTCCGGGGTTCAGGATGGtcgcccattttacagacgaggaacaGTGGATGTGTCAGTGCGAGTTCCACTGGAGAGGTAGAACCAGTCAGAGATGGGTAGGCAGGTGGTAGatagggagacagagacagatctAGCCCCGGGCGTCTGCTTGCGTGATTGCAGGGGGCCAGCCAGGCCGAACCCCCCGGGCACGCTGGGTCTGGTAGGTGGGAGCTGGTGCTGTAGTGCACAggtagaatttctttttccttagggAGACCTCAGCTCTGTTCCTCAGGCCCACCCAGGGtatccagaataatctcctttACACAAAGCAACTGACAGGTGTTAATCACATGCACAGAATCTTTTCATAGTACCTGGCCAGGTACTACAGCCTGGCCAGGCTGGCTCACAGCTGACCATCACAGGGGCTCACTCAGGTGCAGTGACTCCCCCAGGTCCCTGGGTCACCAGGCCTTTGCAGCTTCTCAAACCTTCTACCCACTGCCACGGTTCTGCAGAGCAACCAGCTTTGGTAGCAAGCGACACTCAGTTCGAATCACAGCCCTGTTGCTCACTCAGTGACCTGGACAGACCCCTCCTGTAGGGGGTGGGGCTCTGGGAAGGACAGGGAGTGCCTGCCCATGGGAGCATCTGAGTCCTCCTGTGTTCTGAACCTCTGCCCTCAGCCCCGCACTGACGGCTTTTTCTTGCCTCTGCCACCAGCAACATGAAGCTGCAGTACAAGGGACAGAAGCCGTTCCAGCCAGTGGCACAGTAAGGAGACTTATTTCCTCCTTTGCACCATGTGGGCGTGGGGGCCGCCTCCCCTCACCACTGGCCCTTCTGGGTTGCAGGTCGCAGTACCCTCAACCCAAGCTGCTGGAGCACGGGTAGGTGTCGTGGAGAGACCTGGAGGTGGGTGAGGGAGGGGGCCAACAGAGCTCTGATTTCTAAGTTGGGGTGATGGAGGTGCCAATGTCAGTGTGGCCTTGGGGCCCAGGTAGTCTGGGACTGTGGAAAGACACAGACTTGGAGTTAGGAACccgggctgtgtgaccttgggcaggttactcaACTGCTCTGAGATTTTTCTGTACAggtgaataataatagtactcacCACAAGGAGGTTGGAAGACCAGATGAGATGGTATTTGTGACACGTGCATGGTGCTCGCacgtagcaggtgctcagtgtgTTAAGGACGATAGTGTTTTGTCCTTATCGGTTTTGTCCTTATCGATGGTGCTCGTTTATCAGGCACTCAGCACACACAGGACCCGCCGGGCTCCTGGGACACTCGGTGTGCGTTAACTCCAggtcctcccagccctgctgggggTAACTGCTGGTTTCCCCACTTTCCACATGAGGAAACAAGCCCAGAGACAGGGACGAAGTTACCCTGGGTCCCCCAGCATGAGAGGCAGGGCCGGGATGAGACCCGGGCTTTCACAGGGGAGGGTCTCAGCGCCCACGGCCCCCGTGCCGCCAGGCCCACAGAGCTGCTGACACTCACACCTTGGCTGGCGCCCATCGTGTCCGAGGGGACCTTCAACCCGGAGCTTCTGCAGCACATCTACCAGCCGCTGAACCTGACCATTGGGGTCACGGTGTTCGCCGTGGGGAAGTGAGTAGCAGGCTAGGGTGGGGGAAAGAGGGGGTCTCCCTGAGCTTACAGTCCAGGGGAGAGAGGGCCCTGGTGCTGAGCAGATGGAAAGCACACAGTGGAGTGTCACTGTGGGAGGGGTCTTCCAGGGGGAAGGGGTCTGGCCCTGGCATGGAAGGGTGATGGACACAGCCCAGGGGAGGGAACGGTAGCCTGTATCTGGaggccccctgcccctccctgcttccccggacccctcctctgctttcctctctcttccctgacCCCCTGTAGCCTTTCCTTGAGAAGCTACCACCTGGCAGCTTCCCTCTGGGCCCCTTCCTGGGACTCCTGAGAGAGGGACCATGATGGGACCCCAAGGCCTAAAGCACTTGCCAGGTGATGAATGTCCCACTTGGGGTCAGGTGACACCCTCATCCAATCAGTCATGACCTGGGGACAGGCCCATGCCATCTATTTCCCACTCCATGCCCCAGCATCGGCACAACTCACCTTCCCTACCTGCTTCTCGGCTACTCTcctctctctgatcctcagtgtTCCTGGCTATAGGATGGGCAAACTTAACAGGCAACCTGTGAAGATCAAAGATAATCAGAGTTCCTTAGAATGCTGCCTGGCGCCTAGCAAGTGCTCAGTGTGAGTTAGATTGGTTTATGCACGTTAACAATCACCAGTAAGCATCATTCTTACAACAGTCCCAACGGGATTTTGGGaatttgacagatgaggagacGAGTGATTTCTTGAGGTAGGGAGCTGGGAAGTGGACCCCAGACCTCATGCCCTGCATGGTGCTGGCACATAGTGGGGACCCGGGCAGTGGCTCTGCTGGGGTAGCAGTGGATGACGGGGTTCTTATCACCAGGTACACCTGCTTCGTCCAACACTTCCTGGAGTCAGCCGAGAAGTTTTTCATGCGTGGGTACCGGGTGCACTACTACGTCTTCACCCATGACCCTGCAGCCATCCCCAGGGTCACGCTGGGCCCCGGCCGGCACCTCAGCATCATCCCCATCCAGGGGCACTCCCACTGGGAGGAGATCTCCATGCGGCGCATGGAGACCATCAGCCTGCACATCGCCAGGAGGGCGCACCAGGAGGTGGACTACCTCTTCTACCTCAATGTGGACATGGTATTCCGGAACCCGTGGGGCCCTGAGACCTTGGGGGACCTGGTGGCTGCCATTCACCCGGGCTACTATGCTGTACCCCGCCAGCAGTTCCCCTACGAGCGCAGGCATATTTCCACTGCCTTTGTGGCAGACGGTGAGGGGGACTTCTATTATGGTGGGGCCGTCTTCGGAGGGCAGGTGGCCAGGGTATATGAGTTCACCAGGGGCTGCCACATGGCCATCCTGGCGGACAAGGCCAATGGCATCATGGCAGCCTGGCAGGAGGAGAGCCACCTGAACCGCCGCTTCATCTCGCACAAGCCGTCCAAGGTGCTGTCCCCCGAGTACCTCTGGGACGACAGGAAGCCCCAGCCGCCCAGCCTGAAGCTGATCCGCTTTTCTACACCGGACAAGGACACCAGCTGGCTGAGGAGCTGACAGTGGAGCCAGGCTACCAGGGATGGGGACCCACAGCCCTGGGGCCAGCTCCCCAGTGCTTCAGTTCGCCAAGCCTTACTGGGAGACCAGCCCTGTCCTGCCCACTCGGTCTGCCAGGAGGACGTGACGGAAAACGGGTGTGGAAAGGCCACTGTACACTGTAAAGGGCGGCGCACAGACACGAGGAAATCACACAGTAAtgtggcataaaaacagaaaggagggGAGACGAGACTACCAGGGCGGGCCTGGGCAGGCCTTGCGAGTCCTGCCAGCGTGCCTTGTGCCTTCGGCAGGGCGGGCTCTGCAGTCTCAGCCCATTCAGAGTGGTGCACGCCCTTTTGCTGCGTAGCGCCCTTTAAGTTGCACTTCTAATGCCCTGGTGTGTAGGCGCCCCAGGCCCCTTTTCTCTGGCTGCAGGGGTCTCAGGCACTATGCTGTCCCCCAGTGTTCCTCACTCAGGACCGCTGAGCCCGCCTTTGAAGTTAGCTGGTCCAGACTCCCTCTGGTTCCTCGCACGCCAAGGTGAGCTGCGCTCTCTGGGACGAGCTGCCTCCTTTGTAAGAGGGTTTGGAGCAGTTTTTTTAATAAAGGTGGCACGTCAGGCCCTAACCAGGGTTTTGTTACCAGCACATCTGAGTGTCTTCTGCCGGGCACAGGGGATACAGGCAGACTGGATTTCAAACAACCAAGCGGGGTGGGAATGCGCAGTTACTCTAGAAAATCCGGGCTAAAGCTGGCCTCTGCAGCAGACAGGGTTCATTCCGATTCTTCAGGGAGCCTGGGTGAAGTGGGGGCATGCTGACAGATTTGCTGCACCCCCGCCCgagtggagggaggcagggcctggggagcccCGTGGGCACTTAGGCCCCAAGCACACCTGGGATGTGTCTGTCTGCCTCCCCATATCCAGTGTCGCCCCAGCCCTGCAAGGCCTCTTGTGGGCGTGGGCTCTGAGGCCGCAGTGCGGGCCAGGATTAGAGGGCCTGCGAGGGTGGCTTCTCCAGCCTGGACCCAGAGGGACTCGGAGGCCCATGGTGGTTCTGTCTGCCTGGCCATGCAGGGGTGCCCACTCCCCTGGAGGCAACAGCGTCTTTTCCACAGAAGGAAGGGACCCGGGGTAGGTTGGAGTGTACTCTGTGGTTGCACCAGAGTGGATAGACACCCACCTGACCCCCTAGCAAAGCAAGAGCCGGCCCTGAGTCCACTCTTCCTGCAACCTGTGATTTGGCCAGTGAGAAGGGACAGATCCCAAGAATGTGACCAGTTTGAGGAGACAGACTGGGCTGGAGAGGACTGCAGGTGCTTCCTGGGCAGAGGGGCAAGAAAGGCCCCAtggcctctgtgtccccaggaggGAGCACCTGCCCAAGGCCCTCTGGGCCTGCCCCTGGGGAAGGAGGATTCTGTACtgaaggagccagccctgccttCAGGAAGCTTCCGTTTGGAGCAGACTGGCCCCTGGATGTGCAGACCAAGGAAGTGGCTCTAAGGCCTGGGCAGCCTCAGCCTGGCAGAGGAGGAGGTTTCTCCGGCCTCCTCCCCAGTACACACTCGAGGGGTTGCAGTTGCTGACCCATTTTCAACTGAGGGCACTGAGGCTCTGACATGTCATCATATGAGCTTGCCTAT is from Lemur catta isolate mLemCat1 chromosome 10, mLemCat1.pri, whole genome shotgun sequence and encodes:
- the GBGT1 gene encoding globoside alpha-1,3-N-acetylgalactosaminyltransferase 1 isoform X2; translation: MHRKRLALSLGLCLLAGASLWVLCNMKLQYKGQKPFQPVAQSQYPQPKLLEHGPTELLTLTPWLAPIVSEGTFNPELLQHIYQPLNLTIGVTVFAVGKYTCFVQHFLESAEKFFMRGYRVHYYVFTHDPAAIPRVTLGPGRHLSIIPIQGHSHWEEISMRRMETISLHIARRAHQEVDYLFYLNVDMVFRNPWGPETLGDLVAAIHPGYYAVPRQQFPYERRHISTAFVADGEGDFYYGGAVFGGQVARVYEFTRGCHMAILADKANGIMAAWQEESHLNRRFISHKPSKVLSPEYLWDDRKPQPPSLKLIRFSTPDKDTSWLRS
- the GBGT1 gene encoding globoside alpha-1,3-N-acetylgalactosaminyltransferase 1 isoform X1, yielding MHRKRLALSLGLCLLAGASLWVLWVSVENWLPVSYVPYYLPCPEIFNMKLQYKGQKPFQPVAQSQYPQPKLLEHGPTELLTLTPWLAPIVSEGTFNPELLQHIYQPLNLTIGVTVFAVGKYTCFVQHFLESAEKFFMRGYRVHYYVFTHDPAAIPRVTLGPGRHLSIIPIQGHSHWEEISMRRMETISLHIARRAHQEVDYLFYLNVDMVFRNPWGPETLGDLVAAIHPGYYAVPRQQFPYERRHISTAFVADGEGDFYYGGAVFGGQVARVYEFTRGCHMAILADKANGIMAAWQEESHLNRRFISHKPSKVLSPEYLWDDRKPQPPSLKLIRFSTPDKDTSWLRS